The Calothrix sp. PCC 7507 DNA segment ACTACTACAGATTTACTGTCAGTGAAGCTGGGAATTATCGAGTCCGGGTTAACAACCTCACAGCAGATGCCGATTTGCAACTATATAACAGTAGTCAAGTTGTGATTGGTTCTTCTAGTAATGGTGGTACTGCATCTGATGCGGTTACTAGTTACTTAAATGCAGGCACTTACTATGCCAGAGTCAATTCTTTTAACGGTGCTAACACCAACTACACCGTGACAACAGAATCTGTTTAAATATAGGACTACTATTTGATTTTTGAATTAAACGTAGTAGGGTGGGCAATGCCCAGCAAAACCCGGATATGGTGGGCATTGCCCAACGCCACTCCTCTCAACGCGGGAAACCCGCGCACAAGGGTGGCTCCCCTACCAATACTTAAATATGTTCAACAATCAAACCGGATTCCTATAGATGTCTTGTTGTTAGATGTAGGTTGGGTTTTGCAAAGTCTCAACCCAACCTACATTTTTTTGCCCCTTTTTGTGTGTTATGTCTCTAGCTAACACGCCATCTAAATTTTTTTGGTGCGTTATAGATATTAGTCTTAACGCACCTTAATTCAATCCAATATAGTTCAGATTTTCTCAATTGTAATGAACCAAGAAATTTTACAAATAGGTGGAATCAATATTCATGCACATGAAGTTCCATCACTTTTACAACGATACCAAGTTATTCCCCAAATTCAGCGCGGTATAATTATCGACCAAGCCATATCAAATATTTTACTCACCGAATCAGAAGCGGCTGCTGCTATTGATGAATGTAAAAATCGCTGTCAAATCACATCAGATGATGAACTGAAAACATGGTTACAAAATCAGGGTATGACTCTAGAAAAAATGACAGATTTAGCTATTCGTGCCTGGAAAATTGAAAAATTTAAAATCGCTACTTGGGAAAAAAAAGTAGAGTCTTATTTTTTAAAACGCAAGGCAAGTTTAGACCAAGTAATTTATTCACTTATCCGTCATCAAGACCAAGGAATAGCTGCGGAAATTTACTTCCGTATTCAAGCGGAGGAACAATCTTTTGCTGAGTTAGCACGGGAA contains these protein-coding regions:
- a CDS encoding peptidylprolyl isomerase → MNQEILQIGGINIHAHEVPSLLQRYQVIPQIQRGIIIDQAISNILLTESEAAAAIDECKNRCQITSDDELKTWLQNQGMTLEKMTDLAIRAWKIEKFKIATWEKKVESYFLKRKASLDQVIYSLIRHQDQGIAAEIYFRIQAEEQSFAELAREYSQGAEVRTSGIIGPVPLNQLHPIISNILSVSQPGQLWPPRPMGECFIILRLEKLLPAQLDEMMRRRLIDELFEQWLNEQVKQLSRESLITLQAA